The following proteins are co-located in the Deltaproteobacteria bacterium genome:
- a CDS encoding OmpA family protein: MKGKFYKVALLLVLASVAACAPAGRKTAIGTAAGTALGAGMGAIIGSATGDIGPGIAIGAATGALAGAATGNKLDAVDQENALKRDRLASQQAIIEENRRLIEELRRRGADVRGSRRGVVINLPDVLFEFDRHSLTSYAGRTIGEIATVLRDVRDRQIAVEGHTDSIGTVTYNHDLSLRRARSVASELARNGIPSGQMRVKGFGEGSPIATNNTDDGRARNRRVEVIIEN; the protein is encoded by the coding sequence ATGAAAGGAAAATTTTACAAAGTGGCATTGTTGTTGGTGTTGGCGAGTGTAGCAGCCTGTGCGCCGGCCGGAAGAAAGACAGCTATTGGAACTGCTGCGGGGACGGCTTTAGGAGCAGGTATGGGCGCTATTATAGGAAGCGCGACTGGTGATATTGGGCCAGGTATTGCTATTGGCGCTGCAACTGGAGCGCTAGCTGGCGCTGCAACTGGAAATAAGTTAGATGCCGTTGACCAGGAGAATGCCCTTAAGAGAGATAGGTTGGCTTCCCAACAGGCGATAATAGAGGAGAACAGGCGACTAATCGAAGAATTGCGTCGTCGCGGTGCGGATGTCAGAGGTTCGCGCCGAGGGGTGGTCATAAATCTCCCCGATGTTTTGTTTGAGTTTGATAGGCATAGTCTCACGTCTTATGCAGGGCGAACGATTGGCGAGATAGCCACTGTCTTAAGGGACGTGCGGGATCGCCAAATTGCCGTAGAGGGCCACACGGATTCCATAGGTACAGTTACTTATAATCACGATCTATCGCTTCGCCGCGCTCGCAGTGTCGCAAGCGAACTAGCCCGTAACGGCATTCCCTCAGGGCAAATGAGAGTGAAGGGCTTTGGGGAAGGCTCGCCAATAGCTACAAACAACACCGACGACGGCCGCGCTAGAAATCGCCGAGTTGAGGTTATTATTGAGAACTGA
- the rfaD gene encoding ADP-glyceromanno-heptose 6-epimerase, producing MYILTGGAGFIGSVTLKTLNENGITDILLVDNLRDSAKWKNLVGKSFADYIDKNSFLKLIDENKLLPSVKAIIHLGACTSTVERNAEYMMQNNYQYSKRLCRFALDNDIRFIYASSAATYGNGHKGFSDEHSNLQNLAPLNIYAYSKHAFDLWLLQNNLLDKVSGIKFFNVFGPNEYHKGEMTSVIFKSYQQILETGAVKLFKSHKPDYRDGEQKRDFIYVKDCAKVIFWLLENQSVTGIFNLGTGTARTWNDLVGAVFSALNRPPEVNYIDMPINVQKHYQYFTEADMKKLTLHGLPIKFTPLENAISDYVAYLASSAEDTHRHV from the coding sequence ATGTATATATTGACAGGCGGTGCTGGTTTCATAGGAAGCGTAACGCTAAAGACACTTAACGAAAACGGCATTACCGACATTTTGCTCGTCGACAACCTGCGAGACTCTGCCAAATGGAAGAACTTGGTAGGCAAGTCTTTTGCCGATTACATCGATAAGAACTCTTTTCTCAAACTCATCGACGAAAACAAACTTCTTCCGTCCGTTAAAGCCATCATTCATCTTGGTGCTTGCACGTCGACAGTGGAACGCAACGCCGAATACATGATGCAAAACAATTATCAATATAGCAAACGCCTCTGCCGATTTGCGCTAGACAACGACATTCGCTTTATCTATGCCTCGAGTGCCGCGACTTATGGCAATGGCCATAAGGGATTTTCTGACGAACATTCTAACTTACAGAACCTAGCTCCCTTAAATATCTATGCGTATTCTAAACATGCTTTTGACCTTTGGTTACTACAAAATAATCTCCTAGATAAGGTTAGTGGGATTAAGTTTTTTAACGTGTTTGGCCCAAATGAGTATCACAAGGGTGAAATGACAAGTGTGATATTTAAGTCTTACCAACAGATACTTGAGACTGGCGCCGTAAAACTCTTTAAGTCCCATAAACCGGATTACCGAGATGGCGAGCAAAAGCGCGATTTTATTTACGTTAAGGACTGTGCCAAGGTAATTTTTTGGCTCTTAGAAAACCAGTCCGTCACGGGCATTTTTAATTTAGGCACGGGAACAGCGAGAACGTGGAACGATTTAGTTGGCGCTGTCTTTTCAGCTCTAAACAGGCCTCCTGAAGTAAACTACATCGACATGCCAATTAATGTGCAAAAACACTACCAGTATTTTACAGAAGCAGACATGAAGAAGTTAACGCTCCACGGCTTACCGATTAAATTCACTCCTCTCGAGAATGCAATCAGCGATTACGTAGCGTATCTAGCATCTTCAGCAGAAGATACTCATCGCCACGTATAG
- a CDS encoding isoleucine--tRNA ligase: MKAVKADVIFSELESNILQFWRERDVFQRSMDAFLPVRLEQDEGSSERRKSYVFYDGPPFATGLPHYGHLLAGTIKDVVGRFFTMKGFHVDRRFGWDCHGLPVEFEIQKEFDLHGAKAIREFGVAKFNEECRKIVLRYTKEWEKFVEKAGRWVDFSRQYRTMDRDFMESVWHVLKSLWDRGLIYEGQKTVPYSWAINTPLSNFEANLNYKTVQDPAVTVRAIFIGDVAKYLGRSDLPNYKFVAYVWTTTPWTLPSNMALAVGEDIAYSLVVDEVKKEIVVLASQVVEEFFPTGDSAGERTHYLAGEVLGSKLVGLNYEPFFPYFLSERENNAFKVYAGSFVTADEGTGIVHCASFGEEDVQLFQEKGINIVDPVDEDGNFMPVVTDFAGMNVKQADPSIIALLKKNGLLVSHKTIEHSYPYCWRTDTPLIYKTVASWFVKVEAIRDELLQMNAIINWVPEHIKNGRFGKWLEGARDWAISRNRFWGTPIPIWRCETCREVVCLGSVAELEELSGERVEDLHSHFIDKLALSCKKCGGKLTRVSAVLDCWFESGSMPYAQAHYPFEERETFEQNFPADFIAEGLDQTRGWFYTLLVLSTALLGRPAFKNVVVNGIVLAEDGKKMSKSLKNYPPPDEVMEEFGADAMRLYLLSSAATRAEDLRFSKAHVKQVVRQTILPLWNAYNFFVTYARVDNWTPERIPVEQSENLLDQWILSRVASLIQGVDAALSSYRLYAATQPILDFVEQLTNWYIRLNRRRFWAGDTDAELQDKAHAYATLHRAMMAFVRVLAPLAPFITEEIFLNLTEDAKGHWRDSVHLMPFPTIDELGGAQINKSLERSMELFEEVIILGRSLRNKHELKVRQPLANLTIVHASDEVLEGLKMLDVYVKEELNVKNVIYTADEDKFVSLTAQLNTKELGSVLGPRLGSGGMRELRNKIESLSTDEIRALETGKGIEFLGVAIREDDLIVKRATKPGIEASASSGRVTIVLDTNISRDLKLEGMAREFVNRVQKIRKDRDLNVQDRVVIKYMTACPQIALALEEHRDYIMHEVLAVDMSEVREEGELARDGAGTSLAVAQEIAGKAIIISLNPLQS; the protein is encoded by the coding sequence ATGAAGGCGGTAAAAGCTGACGTTATATTTTCAGAATTAGAGTCCAATATACTACAGTTTTGGCGTGAGCGAGACGTTTTTCAGCGTTCCATGGATGCTTTTTTGCCTGTTCGCTTAGAGCAGGATGAGGGTAGCTCGGAGCGGCGAAAGTCTTATGTTTTTTACGACGGCCCTCCGTTTGCTACTGGACTTCCACATTACGGACATTTGCTTGCTGGAACTATTAAAGACGTGGTTGGGCGCTTTTTTACGATGAAAGGTTTTCACGTCGATCGTCGCTTTGGATGGGATTGCCACGGCCTTCCGGTGGAATTTGAGATCCAGAAGGAGTTTGACTTACACGGTGCCAAGGCTATCCGCGAATTTGGTGTTGCGAAGTTTAATGAGGAATGTCGCAAGATAGTACTGCGCTATACGAAGGAATGGGAGAAGTTTGTCGAAAAAGCTGGTCGATGGGTGGATTTTTCGCGCCAATATCGCACCATGGATAGAGATTTCATGGAGTCGGTTTGGCATGTGCTAAAAAGTCTTTGGGACAGGGGATTGATTTACGAAGGACAAAAAACAGTTCCCTATTCATGGGCGATCAATACGCCACTTAGTAATTTTGAGGCCAATTTAAACTATAAGACCGTTCAAGATCCGGCCGTTACGGTTCGAGCGATTTTTATTGGGGATGTTGCTAAATATTTAGGGCGATCTGATTTGCCGAATTACAAGTTTGTCGCCTATGTATGGACTACTACTCCGTGGACTTTGCCTAGCAATATGGCATTGGCCGTGGGCGAGGATATTGCTTACTCCTTAGTCGTTGACGAAGTTAAGAAGGAAATCGTTGTTCTGGCTTCGCAGGTCGTAGAAGAGTTTTTTCCGACAGGAGATAGCGCAGGTGAAAGAACCCATTACTTGGCAGGTGAGGTTCTCGGTAGCAAACTCGTAGGTTTAAATTATGAGCCGTTTTTCCCGTATTTCCTTTCGGAGCGCGAGAATAATGCTTTTAAGGTTTATGCTGGAAGTTTTGTAACGGCCGATGAGGGAACTGGTATAGTTCATTGCGCGTCGTTTGGGGAAGAAGATGTTCAACTCTTTCAGGAGAAGGGGATTAACATCGTTGATCCTGTGGACGAGGATGGAAATTTCATGCCTGTGGTTACGGATTTTGCTGGCATGAATGTTAAACAAGCGGATCCTAGCATTATCGCACTTCTTAAGAAGAACGGCTTATTGGTATCGCACAAGACCATAGAGCACTCCTATCCCTACTGTTGGCGCACTGATACTCCGCTTATCTACAAGACGGTAGCTAGTTGGTTTGTCAAAGTAGAAGCGATTCGAGACGAGCTTCTGCAGATGAATGCCATTATCAATTGGGTACCAGAACACATTAAGAACGGTCGATTTGGAAAATGGTTAGAGGGAGCCCGCGATTGGGCTATATCCCGCAATCGTTTTTGGGGGACGCCTATCCCTATTTGGCGCTGCGAAACGTGTAGGGAAGTAGTATGCTTAGGTTCGGTCGCTGAGTTAGAGGAGCTAAGCGGCGAAAGGGTAGAAGATTTACATAGTCACTTTATCGACAAGCTCGCGTTAAGTTGCAAGAAGTGCGGTGGTAAGCTAACTCGCGTTTCAGCTGTGTTAGACTGCTGGTTTGAGAGCGGTTCTATGCCCTATGCGCAGGCGCATTATCCCTTTGAGGAGAGAGAGACATTTGAACAAAATTTTCCTGCTGACTTTATCGCCGAAGGTTTAGACCAAACAAGGGGATGGTTTTATACGTTGCTCGTGTTATCGACGGCATTGCTCGGCCGGCCGGCGTTTAAGAACGTAGTTGTAAACGGGATAGTGTTGGCGGAAGATGGCAAGAAGATGTCGAAGTCTTTAAAGAACTACCCGCCACCAGATGAAGTTATGGAGGAGTTTGGTGCTGATGCAATGAGGCTCTACTTGCTGTCCTCGGCGGCAACGCGAGCGGAAGATTTGCGGTTTAGCAAAGCGCACGTTAAGCAAGTTGTAAGGCAAACCATTTTGCCACTGTGGAATGCGTATAACTTTTTTGTGACCTATGCGCGAGTTGATAACTGGACGCCAGAAAGAATACCCGTCGAACAGTCCGAAAATCTTCTGGATCAGTGGATACTTTCTCGGGTTGCGTCTTTAATTCAAGGGGTGGATGCAGCCTTAAGTTCTTATCGCTTATATGCGGCGACTCAGCCCATTCTCGATTTTGTAGAGCAACTCACTAACTGGTACATTCGCCTAAATCGCCGGCGTTTTTGGGCGGGGGATACCGACGCCGAATTGCAGGATAAGGCGCATGCCTATGCTACTCTGCATAGGGCAATGATGGCTTTTGTTCGCGTTTTAGCACCGCTAGCTCCTTTTATTACGGAGGAGATTTTCTTAAATTTAACCGAGGACGCGAAAGGGCATTGGCGAGATAGCGTCCATCTAATGCCGTTCCCAACGATTGATGAACTGGGTGGTGCGCAAATAAACAAGTCGCTCGAACGTTCGATGGAGTTGTTTGAGGAGGTGATTATTCTTGGGCGCAGCTTGCGCAATAAACACGAGTTAAAGGTTCGCCAACCTCTTGCCAATTTAACTATCGTTCATGCTAGTGACGAGGTGCTAGAAGGCTTAAAAATGCTCGATGTGTATGTAAAAGAAGAGCTTAATGTTAAGAATGTAATCTACACTGCGGATGAGGACAAGTTTGTTTCTTTAACTGCGCAACTCAACACTAAGGAGCTAGGCAGTGTTTTGGGACCGCGCCTTGGATCTGGCGGTATGCGCGAGTTGAGGAATAAGATAGAGTCATTAAGCACGGACGAAATCCGAGCGTTGGAGACTGGGAAGGGAATCGAATTCTTAGGCGTGGCTATTAGGGAAGATGATTTGATTGTGAAGCGCGCTACTAAACCGGGGATAGAAGCTTCTGCTTCGTCTGGGCGCGTAACTATTGTGTTAGACACTAATATATCAAGGGATTTAAAGCTTGAGGGGATGGCAAGAGAATTTGTTAACAGAGTTCAGAAGATTCGGAAGGATAGGGATTTAAATGTTCAAGATAGGGTTGTTATAAAGTACATGACAGCTTGTCCTCAGATTGCTTTGGCTTTGGAAGAGCATAGAGATTATATCATGCATGAAGTTTTGGCAGTGGATATGAGTGAGGTTAGGGAGGAGGGGGAGTTAGCAAGGGACGGAGCTGGGACATCGCTTGCTGTGGCGCAGGAAATTGCGGGCAAGGCTATAATCATTTCTCTTAATCCTTTGCAGTCGTAA
- a CDS encoding deoxyhypusine synthase family protein codes for MGQMKIRDFVNIHYRHFNAAVVRDAAKAYVEHLDSGGKMFLAMAGAMSTGELGVSLAEAIRRGKISAISCTGANLEEDIYNLIGHDGYESQANYKELTPEAEAQLRDQRRRRVTDITIPGETMSEVALAVQPLWKAADKKGESYFPYEYFYQLIDSGVLRKQYKIDPKDSWVVAACEKKIPIFTPGWEDCTLGNYLVADVLKGNISSTSVVKSGLDQMSHLVKWYKENSCDTSIGFFQIGGGIAGDFAICVVPLIIEDLAEDARYWGYFCQISDSTTSYGSYSGASPNEKITWLKLDVETPKFTIESDATIVVPLILGYVLDW; via the coding sequence ATGGGCCAAATGAAAATAAGAGATTTTGTAAACATTCACTACCGACATTTTAATGCTGCGGTAGTTCGCGATGCCGCAAAAGCGTACGTCGAGCATTTGGACAGTGGCGGAAAGATGTTTCTCGCCATGGCTGGAGCTATGAGTACTGGCGAGCTAGGAGTCTCGTTAGCAGAGGCAATAAGAAGGGGTAAGATCTCTGCTATCTCTTGCACTGGAGCCAATCTCGAGGAGGACATTTATAACCTTATTGGACATGATGGCTATGAATCTCAAGCAAATTACAAAGAGCTTACTCCGGAAGCGGAGGCTCAGCTGAGGGATCAGCGTCGTCGTCGAGTTACCGATATAACAATTCCAGGTGAAACAATGTCGGAAGTCGCACTAGCTGTGCAACCGTTATGGAAAGCTGCGGATAAAAAGGGCGAGAGCTATTTCCCATACGAATATTTTTACCAACTTATAGATAGCGGCGTTTTGCGCAAACAGTACAAAATAGATCCAAAGGATTCATGGGTAGTGGCGGCTTGCGAGAAAAAAATACCCATCTTTACGCCCGGTTGGGAGGATTGCACGCTGGGCAATTATTTGGTTGCGGACGTCTTAAAGGGCAATATATCGTCTACCTCTGTTGTGAAATCCGGCTTGGACCAGATGAGCCATTTGGTGAAGTGGTACAAAGAAAATAGCTGCGATACATCTATTGGTTTTTTTCAGATCGGCGGTGGAATAGCAGGTGACTTTGCAATCTGCGTAGTCCCGTTAATTATTGAGGATTTAGCGGAGGACGCTAGATACTGGGGATATTTTTGCCAGATTTCCGATAGCACGACTTCCTATGGTAGCTATAGCGGCGCGTCTCCCAACGAAAAGATTACTTGGCTAAAGCTCGATGTCGAAACGCCAAAGTTTACCATTGAATCGGACGCCACAATAGTAGTTCCCCTGATTCTTGGCTATGTCCTCGATTGGTGA
- a CDS encoding DEAD/DEAH box helicase produces the protein MISSKQTPDSSSLLEPCQNETNDDESDASIPEDFTELIPSARLKDALARLGISVPMPVQAKSLRPAIAGRDLVIQAQTGSGKTLAYVLPLLIKLEADNSRSTVAQVTGAHTMGLILAPTRELALQVTMVITSLDEALSPVCLIGGADSAAQANALKKDKRIVVGTPGRVLDFLNQRILNIRKCHYVVLDEADEMLSMGFLEDVRAILSRLPDKRQGLFLSATITNRVDMLTSSFLSNPVNICIKPDNSKAQSIEHLYYEVASDITAKPKALCDLIETLRPNSAIIFCNTKSDTRLVEVHLRRHGFDARRINSELSQSQRNAVMNKLRAKDLRLLVATDIAARGLDISQIDLVVNYSIPEQPEVYIHRTGRTGRAGRKGVAISLVSPRDFVPFHQLKKQTDIRPSLTPLPSDEQVCGARLAHIYEILRQSEIELKKRDIITAQKLLKESGLIEEPSTELEILLAKLCRFCFEHHIAEEAKSLDEEQQAASDETAKQHKKTRESDFFGDDAQQKREKHKKGKSRERHEKRHEDKTNRQTTNGDRYKELKSEKQIKSTEKHYSDAPEDICRLYIGQGLEHGLSPDAFADLAKNRAGIKENDLRNLCIRKAYGFVDVPAHISSDFVASLNGADFGNFSLLVELASATHHHHNHHRRERQRHRQKSPKRPRQHKEME, from the coding sequence ATGATTTCCTCTAAACAAACACCTGATTCTTCCTCGCTCCTCGAGCCATGCCAAAACGAAACTAACGACGATGAAAGCGACGCCTCGATTCCCGAGGACTTTACAGAACTAATACCGTCGGCGAGACTTAAGGATGCGCTCGCGCGGCTTGGCATAAGCGTTCCAATGCCCGTTCAAGCTAAATCACTTAGACCAGCAATAGCAGGAAGAGATCTAGTAATCCAGGCCCAGACTGGCAGCGGAAAGACGCTAGCCTACGTTCTTCCATTGTTAATAAAACTTGAGGCAGATAACAGCCGCAGCACTGTAGCACAGGTGACGGGTGCGCATACTATGGGTTTGATATTGGCTCCGACGCGAGAATTGGCCCTTCAAGTGACTATGGTCATAACGTCGCTGGACGAAGCGCTTTCTCCGGTTTGCCTAATTGGCGGAGCCGACTCAGCGGCACAGGCAAATGCTTTAAAAAAAGACAAGCGCATAGTCGTTGGGACTCCTGGACGCGTTCTCGATTTTCTAAACCAAAGAATCCTAAACATTAGAAAGTGCCACTATGTAGTACTGGATGAAGCCGACGAGATGCTCTCTATGGGCTTTTTAGAAGACGTGCGCGCAATTCTATCGCGCCTACCAGACAAGCGCCAAGGTTTGTTCCTGAGCGCTACCATTACTAATCGAGTGGACATGCTGACGAGTAGCTTTTTAAGCAACCCGGTTAATATCTGCATAAAGCCAGACAACAGCAAGGCTCAGTCGATTGAACATCTGTACTACGAAGTTGCCTCAGATATTACCGCTAAACCCAAGGCGCTTTGCGATTTAATTGAGACATTGCGGCCAAATTCAGCTATTATTTTTTGTAACACCAAATCCGATACTCGCTTAGTCGAGGTTCATCTTCGCCGCCATGGGTTCGACGCTCGGCGCATAAATTCGGAGCTAAGCCAGTCGCAACGAAACGCGGTAATGAACAAGCTTAGAGCCAAGGATCTTCGCTTACTAGTAGCCACAGACATTGCGGCACGCGGCTTAGATATTAGCCAAATTGACCTTGTAGTGAACTATTCCATACCAGAACAACCAGAGGTATACATTCACAGAACCGGTCGCACCGGAAGAGCTGGCAGAAAAGGTGTTGCTATCAGTTTAGTTAGCCCACGCGACTTTGTTCCATTCCATCAGCTAAAAAAGCAAACCGATATTCGCCCCTCGCTTACGCCTCTTCCTAGCGACGAACAGGTTTGTGGAGCACGATTAGCCCACATCTATGAAATTTTGCGCCAAAGTGAAATTGAACTAAAAAAGCGCGACATTATAACCGCTCAGAAGCTTTTGAAGGAATCGGGCTTAATCGAGGAGCCGTCCACAGAACTCGAAATATTGCTGGCAAAACTCTGCCGATTTTGCTTTGAACATCACATTGCCGAGGAGGCAAAGAGTTTAGACGAAGAGCAACAGGCAGCAAGTGACGAAACCGCCAAGCAGCACAAGAAAACGCGAGAAAGCGACTTTTTCGGAGACGACGCCCAGCAAAAAAGAGAGAAGCACAAGAAAGGCAAATCGCGCGAGCGTCATGAAAAGCGCCACGAGGATAAGACAAATCGGCAAACTACAAATGGCGATCGCTACAAGGAACTCAAATCCGAAAAACAGATTAAATCGACTGAAAAACATTATAGCGATGCCCCCGAAGATATTTGCAGGCTATACATAGGCCAAGGTTTAGAGCACGGATTATCGCCAGATGCCTTTGCCGACCTAGCGAAAAATCGCGCTGGCATTAAGGAAAATGACCTGCGAAATCTCTGCATTCGCAAAGCCTATGGTTTTGTCGATGTGCCAGCTCATATATCGAGTGATTTTGTCGCCAGCCTTAACGGAGCGGATTTTGGCAACTTTTCACTGCTAGTCGAACTAGCTTCCGCAACTCACCACCACCATAATCACCACCGTCGCGAACGCCAACGCCATCGCCAAAAATCACCTAAGCGCCCTCGCCAACATAAGGAGATGGAATGA
- the lspA gene encoding signal peptidase II — protein sequence MTRAIAFRVLVFCVVVISDQLSKIAAVKYLSLGNSIEVFPGFFNLTLVYNPGAAFGLFQGLTDGVRHLALATSTILALIVIGVLAFRDLKNDSFSLAVLSAIFGAAIGNLIDRMRYDAVVDFLDFYWGEYHWPAFNVADSVISVGVCIVVARLFLSNSHCQQAKSSKYGCACQE from the coding sequence TTGACGAGAGCAATAGCTTTTAGGGTTTTGGTGTTTTGTGTTGTGGTTATCTCTGACCAGCTTAGTAAGATTGCTGCGGTCAAGTATTTAAGCTTAGGCAATTCTATAGAGGTGTTTCCTGGCTTTTTTAATTTAACACTGGTTTATAACCCAGGGGCCGCGTTTGGCTTGTTTCAGGGGCTAACGGATGGTGTGCGGCATTTGGCTCTCGCAACGTCTACTATCCTGGCTTTGATAGTTATAGGCGTATTGGCCTTTAGAGATCTTAAAAATGACTCATTTTCTTTAGCTGTACTTTCGGCTATTTTTGGAGCGGCTATTGGCAATTTAATAGATCGCATGCGGTACGATGCCGTAGTGGATTTCTTGGACTTTTATTGGGGTGAATACCACTGGCCGGCGTTTAATGTGGCGGATAGTGTAATATCTGTAGGGGTTTGCATAGTGGTGGCTCGGCTATTCTTGTCGAATTCGCATTGCCAACAAGCGAAGTCTTCCAAATATGGATGTGCTTGCCAAGAATAA